A part of Actinomycetota bacterium genomic DNA contains:
- a CDS encoding PQQ-binding-like beta-propeller repeat protein codes for MFAAKGWLYSPPVAKNLMVYVGSDDGVLYVLKGFTGKQKWRYDTHEDIRCSPVVEKGLVYLGLNNGNLIALDAFTGEEKWLYEETSPGPLPTEFVYHYAPTPAVMGDTVVHSCPGGKINAFNAESGRLKWSHGTKSSFVSAPIAANGMVYVSSIDGRLQALDIDYGEVKWSYDDLISCDCSPAIGDDMVFQGSADGKIYAFDAKSGRIIWKHHSLEVARCIIVGKDMVYFGSSNGNLHALDMDTGQLKWRFITEGSVLSTPVFDDGLIYLGSNDGKLYVIDAYTGDLQWVYDTKGFFVTSTAVTDNMCYVGATVRERGFPTIVVTALKKGSFPSTKIWVEGRREETFATWLINYISTGVRGTLRRKELSMHRILDVTSYPLGFLVHLMGCVSAEFVESRKIPSYYGRIDKMFIELATLISISGYISSLVLTPLNAGASISFLIYTWIIAMLLSMLYFQTKGLLFAGISVNNTTRMRIDPKELFILIIRNYPLILIYFLITAVGLFTCALLTGLLSYLPRFWFFVLLGLSLWLLTILTGSLGRGLGLALYKECSEEISLRLVGAIREIKKYFGRLVIFSLWHFFLLILISLGLSMGQARGSYPAIIGGFIGTIIFVLTAFTDASVVLEDRGLPDAFQASIHFSLRNLPLVIMYLTLMGLILLLISIPLNFFRSWMGMIISVSLSSLICAFLVQIHAFFYLSWGRKVEQG; via the coding sequence ATGTTCGCCGCGAAAGGGTGGCTTTACTCCCCCCCAGTCGCAAAAAATTTGATGGTATATGTAGGTTCGGACGATGGTGTTCTTTACGTCCTCAAGGGCTTCACAGGAAAGCAAAAGTGGCGATACGACACCCATGAGGATATTCGTTGTTCCCCAGTGGTGGAGAAGGGCTTGGTTTATCTGGGTTTAAATAATGGTAACTTGATCGCTCTGGACGCGTTCACGGGAGAGGAGAAGTGGCTCTATGAAGAGACATCCCCGGGACCCCTGCCAACGGAATTTGTTTATCACTATGCCCCCACCCCGGCTGTAATGGGTGACACCGTGGTACATAGCTGCCCTGGGGGTAAAATAAATGCCTTCAACGCCGAGTCCGGAAGACTCAAATGGAGCCACGGCACCAAAAGTTCCTTTGTCTCCGCCCCCATAGCGGCGAATGGAATGGTCTATGTCAGTTCCATTGATGGCAGACTCCAAGCTCTTGATATCGATTATGGGGAGGTAAAATGGAGCTATGATGACTTGATAAGTTGTGATTGTTCACCGGCTATCGGCGACGACATGGTATTTCAAGGTTCAGCCGATGGCAAGATATACGCTTTCGATGCCAAGAGTGGGAGGATAATATGGAAGCACCATAGCCTTGAGGTTGCCAGATGCATTATCGTGGGCAAAGATATGGTCTATTTTGGTTCCTCCAATGGCAATCTCCACGCTCTCGATATGGATACGGGGCAACTAAAATGGAGATTCATAACGGAAGGGTCGGTCCTTTCCACTCCAGTTTTTGATGATGGACTGATTTATCTTGGCTCAAATGATGGAAAGTTGTATGTAATCGATGCATATACCGGGGATTTACAGTGGGTTTATGACACCAAAGGTTTTTTCGTGACCTCTACCGCCGTTACCGATAACATGTGCTATGTGGGAGCGACCGTGAGGGAAAGGGGTTTTCCAACCATCGTTGTGACCGCCTTAAAGAAGGGCAGTTTTCCGAGCACTAAAATTTGGGTTGAAGGTCGGCGAGAAGAGACCTTTGCCACTTGGCTTATAAATTACATAAGTACTGGAGTCAGAGGAACACTTCGGAGGAAGGAATTGAGTATGCATCGGATTTTGGATGTCACTTCCTATCCCCTAGGTTTTCTCGTTCATCTAATGGGATGTGTCTCCGCAGAGTTCGTTGAGTCGCGAAAAATACCTTCTTATTATGGGAGAATCGACAAAATGTTCATCGAGCTCGCTACGCTTATCTCCATAAGCGGCTACATAAGTTCCCTCGTTCTTACGCCTCTCAATGCTGGGGCAAGCATCAGTTTTCTCATTTATACCTGGATTATAGCAATGCTCCTCTCCATGCTTTATTTTCAGACAAAGGGGTTACTTTTTGCGGGCATATCCGTGAATAACACCACTCGGATGAGAATCGATCCCAAAGAACTCTTTATTTTAATCATCCGCAACTATCCTTTGATTTTAATCTATTTCCTGATTACAGCTGTGGGACTATTTACTTGCGCGCTTTTAACTGGCTTATTATCTTACCTTCCCCGGTTCTGGTTTTTCGTTCTTCTCGGTTTATCCCTATGGCTCTTAACCATTTTAACTGGTAGTCTCGGTCGAGGCTTGGGACTCGCTCTTTATAAGGAGTGCAGCGAAGAAATCTCCTTAAGGTTGGTTGGTGCAATTAGAGAAATTAAAAAATACTTCGGTAGACTGGTCATCTTTTCGCTCTGGCACTTTTTCCTCCTCATCCTAATTTCCTTGGGTTTGAGCATGGGTCAAGCCCGAGGTTCCTACCCAGCGATCATTGGAGGTTTCATTGGTACCATCATTTTTGTTTTAACCGCTTTCACGGATGCCTCAGTTGTTTTGGAGGATAGAGGTCTTCCCGATGCTTTTCAAGCGAGCATCCACTTCTCCCTTCGTAATTTACCATTGGTGATAATGTACTTAACCTTGATGGGTTTAATTTTGCTTTTGATTTCCATTCCTTTGAATTTCTTTCGATCTTGGATGGGGATGATAATTTCGGTTTCTTTATCCTCACTGATCTGTGCTTTTCTCGTTCAAATCCATGCCTTTTTCTATTTATCCTGGGGAAGGAAAGTTGAACAAGGATAA
- a CDS encoding redox-sensing transcriptional repressor Rex, protein MKRKKIPQTTIARLPLYLRHLLKLARKGVRIISSYELAEHVGTNAAQLRKDLSYLGEFGTRGVGYDVGELIRQISKCLGLTREWKVAIVGMGKLGPALLGYKGFEQEGFKIVAIFDKNPKKIGKKMGNLVVSDVTNLKEVIEKVGGVDIGIITTPASAAQKVADQLIEAGIRAILNFAPVTLEVPSHVFLRQVDLSTELQILSYYLTRPFKFPPPCGYCEANRDL, encoded by the coding sequence ATGAAAAGAAAAAAAATCCCCCAAACCACGATAGCACGTCTACCTCTTTATCTCCGCCACCTTTTAAAGCTCGCACGCAAGGGTGTGCGGATCATTTCCTCTTACGAGTTAGCGGAACATGTAGGTACAAATGCTGCTCAACTAAGAAAGGATCTATCCTATTTGGGAGAGTTTGGTACTAGAGGAGTGGGTTATGATGTGGGTGAACTCATTCGACAGATTTCTAAATGCCTTGGACTCACCAGGGAGTGGAAGGTTGCCATAGTGGGCATGGGGAAACTCGGTCCCGCTCTTCTAGGATATAAAGGTTTTGAGCAGGAAGGGTTTAAGATTGTAGCCATTTTTGACAAGAATCCAAAAAAGATAGGAAAGAAAATGGGGAATTTGGTGGTTTCTGACGTCACTAATCTTAAGGAGGTAATCGAGAAAGTCGGAGGCGTTGACATCGGGATAATCACCACACCTGCATCAGCGGCTCAAAAAGTTGCCGATCAACTCATCGAAGCCGGTATTCGGGCCATTCTAAACTTCGCCCCTGTTACTTTAGAAGTCCCCTCCCACGTATTCCTGCGGCAGGTGGACTTATCGACGGAGTTGCAGATCTTATCCTATTACCTTACACGACCATTCAAATTTCCTCCCCCATGCGGTTATTGTGAGGCGAATCGGGATTTATAG
- a CDS encoding O-antigen ligase family protein → MNKDKNLGQKRTDGLPVGRYGKFETIWDGIIHWSLFLLVFLFPLLVNPFLPPIFTLPKLTFLRILTIAMLFAWLVKVIESGKIRSVRTALDMPVLALAFVAILTTITSVHFLTALFGEYSRWEGSLTFLNYLLIFFITVSFISERRQYDLLLFGLLLSACLVSLLGIIEQHWTNFLLLYAKVHCPAGLGKPSGFEMARSFATFGNPMYLSAYLTLVLPLALAIFVKGSYPKRFRGLVPLSITLMLICLVFTYARAAWLGFAVSFLFIIFLSLRDIWADKKMVLVFMGMVLICAFFVNIPSKYSAYTITQRMTSIVQIEKGSAVPRLRMWRQTLSLIADRPLLGSGADTYKLVFPKYKPKGWVIAFRQPLLDKAHNDFLQVAATMGLLGLAAYLWFLGTFFLKGIRTISQTERDYERVLLIGIIAGALGYIVQLQFNFSHLSVAPLFWLFAGLACTLQENRKWEWKIFGKPRRLAWIIYGVSGLIALLLIVCSLIPVIADIYFSKALNYQHEKRLNEAISYYERAASLNPLEELYLYSLGRAYSTKALSAEDPEYAHLYLILAADAFNRSQKLNPCDENAFFYAGNMYLEAGKMLDKRMFANAIEAYNRGLKLNPTSA, encoded by the coding sequence TTGAACAAGGATAAAAACTTAGGGCAAAAACGGACTGATGGCTTGCCTGTCGGCAGATATGGCAAATTCGAAACCATTTGGGATGGGATAATCCATTGGTCCCTCTTTCTTTTGGTTTTCCTCTTCCCCCTTTTGGTCAATCCCTTTCTGCCCCCAATTTTTACATTACCTAAGCTCACTTTCCTCAGGATTCTCACCATAGCTATGTTGTTTGCCTGGTTAGTCAAGGTCATTGAATCCGGGAAGATAAGATCCGTTCGTACAGCTTTGGATATGCCCGTCTTAGCTCTGGCCTTCGTTGCCATTCTTACGACCATCACCTCGGTGCATTTCCTCACGGCTTTGTTTGGGGAGTACAGCCGATGGGAAGGTTCATTGACCTTCCTAAACTACCTTTTGATTTTCTTCATAACGGTGAGTTTTATCAGCGAAAGGAGGCAATATGATCTCCTTCTCTTTGGGTTGCTTCTTTCCGCTTGTCTGGTCTCACTCCTGGGCATCATAGAACAGCATTGGACCAATTTTCTTCTCCTCTATGCCAAGGTTCACTGTCCGGCTGGATTGGGTAAACCGAGTGGATTTGAGATGGCTCGATCCTTTGCCACCTTTGGCAATCCCATGTACCTGAGTGCCTATTTAACATTGGTACTCCCATTGGCGCTAGCCATTTTCGTGAAAGGTTCTTACCCTAAACGATTCAGGGGACTGGTGCCCCTTTCTATAACTTTGATGCTCATCTGCCTGGTCTTCACCTATGCCCGCGCTGCCTGGCTTGGATTTGCCGTGTCCTTCTTATTCATAATATTTTTAAGTCTTCGAGATATTTGGGCAGATAAGAAGATGGTCTTAGTGTTCATGGGCATGGTCCTCATTTGTGCTTTTTTTGTCAACATTCCCTCGAAGTACAGCGCTTATACTATTACCCAGCGAATGACCTCAATCGTTCAAATTGAGAAAGGAAGTGCCGTGCCTCGCTTAAGGATGTGGCGACAGACACTCTCCCTCATCGCCGATCGTCCACTTCTGGGTTCAGGTGCTGATACCTATAAATTGGTTTTTCCCAAATACAAGCCCAAGGGCTGGGTAATTGCCTTTCGTCAACCTCTACTCGATAAAGCCCACAATGATTTCCTACAAGTGGCGGCAACCATGGGACTGCTGGGATTGGCTGCGTATCTTTGGTTCCTTGGCACTTTCTTCCTGAAGGGAATCCGCACCATAAGCCAGACCGAGCGTGATTATGAAAGAGTATTACTCATTGGGATCATTGCTGGAGCCTTGGGCTATATCGTTCAACTCCAATTCAACTTCAGCCATCTTTCGGTAGCTCCTCTTTTCTGGCTCTTTGCCGGTCTCGCTTGTACCCTTCAGGAAAATCGGAAATGGGAATGGAAAATTTTTGGGAAACCAAGGCGGCTGGCTTGGATAATCTATGGAGTTTCAGGGCTCATTGCCCTTCTTCTCATCGTATGCAGTCTCATTCCCGTGATCGCGGACATTTATTTTTCTAAGGCACTGAACTACCAGCATGAAAAACGATTAAATGAGGCAATTTCTTACTATGAACGGGCTGCTTCATTGAATCCTCTGGAAGAACTGTACCTGTATTCGCTGGGGAGGGCATATTCGACGAAAGCCCTTTCCGCTGAGGATCCAGAATATGCCCATCTTTATCTCATTTTGGCAGCCGATGCTTTCAACAGATCCCAGAAGCTCAATCCATGCGATGAAAATGCTTTCTTTTATGCCGGCAATATGTATCTTGAGGCGGGAAAGATGCTTGACAAGAGGATGTTTGCCAATGCCATAGAAGCTTACAACCGGGGATTGAAGCTCAATCCCACGAGCGCG